In Cervus elaphus chromosome 16, mCerEla1.1, whole genome shotgun sequence, a single window of DNA contains:
- the EGR3 gene encoding early growth response protein 3 isoform X2, translated as MTGKLAEKLPVTMSSLLNQLPDNLYPEEIPSALNLFSGSSDSVAHYNQMATENVMDIGLTNEKPNPELSYSGSFQPAPGNKTVTYLGKFAFDSPSNWCQDNIISLMSAGILGVPPASGALSTQTSTASMVQPPQGDVEAMYPALPPYSNCSDLYSEPVSFHDPQGNPGLAYSPQDYQSAKPALDSNLFPMIPDYNLYHHPNDMGSMPEHKPFQGMDPIRVNPPPITPLETIKAFKDKQIHPGFGSLPQPPLTLKPIRPRKYPNRPSKTPLHERPHACPAEGCDRRFSRSDELTRHLRIHTGHKPFQCRICMRSFSRSDHLTTHIRTHTGEKPFACEFCGRKFARSDERKRHAKIHLKQKEKKAEKGGAPSASSAAPVSLAPVVTTCA; from the exons ATGACCGGCAAACTCGCCGAGAAGCTGCCGGTGACCATGAGCAGTTTGCTAAACCAACTACCTGACAATCTGTACCCCGAGGAGATCCCCAGCGCGCTCAACCTCTTTTCTGGCAGCAGCGACTCGGTAGCCCATTACAATCAGATGGCTACAG AGAATGTGATGGACATCGGTCTGACCAACGAGAAGCCCAACCCGGAACTCTCATATTCGGGCTCCTTCCAGCCAGCCCCCGGCAACAAGACCGTGACCTACTTGGGAAAGTTCGCCTTCGACTCCCCTTCCAACTGGTGCCAGGACAACATCATTAGCCTCATGAGCGCCGGCATTTTGGGGGTGCCCCCGGCCTCTGGGGCACTCAGCACGCAGACCTCCACGGCCAGCATGGTGCAGCCGCCGCAGGGGGACGTGGAGGCCATGTATCCGGCGCTGCCCCCCTATTCTAACTGCAGTGATCTCTACTCGGAGCCTGTGTCTTTCCACGACCCCCAGGGCAACCCCGGGCTCGCCTATTCCCCCCAGGATTACCAGTCGGCCAAACCAGCCTTGGACAGCAACCTCTTCCCCATGATTCCCGACTACAATCTATACCACCACCCCAACGACATGGGCTCCATGCCGGAGCACAAGCCCTTCCAGGGCATGGACCCCATCCGGGTCAACCCGCCCCCTATTACCCCGCTGGAGACCATCAAGGCATTCAAAGACAAGCAGATCCACCCGGGCTTTGGCAGCCTGCCCCAGCCGCCGCTCACTCTCAAGCCCATACGGCCTCGAAAGTACCCCAACCGACCTAGCAAGACCCCGCTCCACGAGCGGCCACACGCGTGCCCGGCGGAGGGCTGCGACCGCCGCTTCAGCCGCTCGGACGAGCTGACCCGGCATCTGCGCATCCACACGGGCCACAAGCCCTTCCAGTGCAGGATCTGCATGCGGAGCTTCAGCCGCAGCGACCACCTTACCACTCACATCCGCACGCATACGGGCGAGAAGCCCTTTGCCTGCGAGTTCTGCGGGCGCAAGTTTGCGCGCAGCGACGAGCGCAAGCGCCACGCCAAGATCCACCtcaagcaaaaggagaagaaggcggAGAAGGGGGGTGCGCCTTCTGCGTCCTCGGCGGCCCCGGTATCCCTGGCCCCTGTGGTCACCACCTGCGCCTGA
- the EGR3 gene encoding early growth response protein 3 isoform X1 produces MDREMGGWPRAGNFPGGELLFPPTPPALPDREGSVGDATVEASILPGGGSRRPKGENVMDIGLTNEKPNPELSYSGSFQPAPGNKTVTYLGKFAFDSPSNWCQDNIISLMSAGILGVPPASGALSTQTSTASMVQPPQGDVEAMYPALPPYSNCSDLYSEPVSFHDPQGNPGLAYSPQDYQSAKPALDSNLFPMIPDYNLYHHPNDMGSMPEHKPFQGMDPIRVNPPPITPLETIKAFKDKQIHPGFGSLPQPPLTLKPIRPRKYPNRPSKTPLHERPHACPAEGCDRRFSRSDELTRHLRIHTGHKPFQCRICMRSFSRSDHLTTHIRTHTGEKPFACEFCGRKFARSDERKRHAKIHLKQKEKKAEKGGAPSASSAAPVSLAPVVTTCA; encoded by the exons atggatagagagaTGGGGGGGTGGCCGCGCGCTGGGAATTTTCCGGGGGGCGAGTTGCTTTTCCCACCCACTCCTCCCGCCCTCCCCGATCGGGAAGGCTCGGTTGGCGACGCCACGGTAGAGGCTTCGATTCTTCCGGGTGGGGGCAGCCGCCGACCGAAGGGAG AGAATGTGATGGACATCGGTCTGACCAACGAGAAGCCCAACCCGGAACTCTCATATTCGGGCTCCTTCCAGCCAGCCCCCGGCAACAAGACCGTGACCTACTTGGGAAAGTTCGCCTTCGACTCCCCTTCCAACTGGTGCCAGGACAACATCATTAGCCTCATGAGCGCCGGCATTTTGGGGGTGCCCCCGGCCTCTGGGGCACTCAGCACGCAGACCTCCACGGCCAGCATGGTGCAGCCGCCGCAGGGGGACGTGGAGGCCATGTATCCGGCGCTGCCCCCCTATTCTAACTGCAGTGATCTCTACTCGGAGCCTGTGTCTTTCCACGACCCCCAGGGCAACCCCGGGCTCGCCTATTCCCCCCAGGATTACCAGTCGGCCAAACCAGCCTTGGACAGCAACCTCTTCCCCATGATTCCCGACTACAATCTATACCACCACCCCAACGACATGGGCTCCATGCCGGAGCACAAGCCCTTCCAGGGCATGGACCCCATCCGGGTCAACCCGCCCCCTATTACCCCGCTGGAGACCATCAAGGCATTCAAAGACAAGCAGATCCACCCGGGCTTTGGCAGCCTGCCCCAGCCGCCGCTCACTCTCAAGCCCATACGGCCTCGAAAGTACCCCAACCGACCTAGCAAGACCCCGCTCCACGAGCGGCCACACGCGTGCCCGGCGGAGGGCTGCGACCGCCGCTTCAGCCGCTCGGACGAGCTGACCCGGCATCTGCGCATCCACACGGGCCACAAGCCCTTCCAGTGCAGGATCTGCATGCGGAGCTTCAGCCGCAGCGACCACCTTACCACTCACATCCGCACGCATACGGGCGAGAAGCCCTTTGCCTGCGAGTTCTGCGGGCGCAAGTTTGCGCGCAGCGACGAGCGCAAGCGCCACGCCAAGATCCACCtcaagcaaaaggagaagaaggcggAGAAGGGGGGTGCGCCTTCTGCGTCCTCGGCGGCCCCGGTATCCCTGGCCCCTGTGGTCACCACCTGCGCCTGA
- the EGR3 gene encoding early growth response protein 3 isoform X3, whose product MEPCAAWSPRGGRENVMDIGLTNEKPNPELSYSGSFQPAPGNKTVTYLGKFAFDSPSNWCQDNIISLMSAGILGVPPASGALSTQTSTASMVQPPQGDVEAMYPALPPYSNCSDLYSEPVSFHDPQGNPGLAYSPQDYQSAKPALDSNLFPMIPDYNLYHHPNDMGSMPEHKPFQGMDPIRVNPPPITPLETIKAFKDKQIHPGFGSLPQPPLTLKPIRPRKYPNRPSKTPLHERPHACPAEGCDRRFSRSDELTRHLRIHTGHKPFQCRICMRSFSRSDHLTTHIRTHTGEKPFACEFCGRKFARSDERKRHAKIHLKQKEKKAEKGGAPSASSAAPVSLAPVVTTCA is encoded by the exons ATGGAGCCATGTGCGGCGTGGAGTCCCCGCGGTGGGAGAG AGAATGTGATGGACATCGGTCTGACCAACGAGAAGCCCAACCCGGAACTCTCATATTCGGGCTCCTTCCAGCCAGCCCCCGGCAACAAGACCGTGACCTACTTGGGAAAGTTCGCCTTCGACTCCCCTTCCAACTGGTGCCAGGACAACATCATTAGCCTCATGAGCGCCGGCATTTTGGGGGTGCCCCCGGCCTCTGGGGCACTCAGCACGCAGACCTCCACGGCCAGCATGGTGCAGCCGCCGCAGGGGGACGTGGAGGCCATGTATCCGGCGCTGCCCCCCTATTCTAACTGCAGTGATCTCTACTCGGAGCCTGTGTCTTTCCACGACCCCCAGGGCAACCCCGGGCTCGCCTATTCCCCCCAGGATTACCAGTCGGCCAAACCAGCCTTGGACAGCAACCTCTTCCCCATGATTCCCGACTACAATCTATACCACCACCCCAACGACATGGGCTCCATGCCGGAGCACAAGCCCTTCCAGGGCATGGACCCCATCCGGGTCAACCCGCCCCCTATTACCCCGCTGGAGACCATCAAGGCATTCAAAGACAAGCAGATCCACCCGGGCTTTGGCAGCCTGCCCCAGCCGCCGCTCACTCTCAAGCCCATACGGCCTCGAAAGTACCCCAACCGACCTAGCAAGACCCCGCTCCACGAGCGGCCACACGCGTGCCCGGCGGAGGGCTGCGACCGCCGCTTCAGCCGCTCGGACGAGCTGACCCGGCATCTGCGCATCCACACGGGCCACAAGCCCTTCCAGTGCAGGATCTGCATGCGGAGCTTCAGCCGCAGCGACCACCTTACCACTCACATCCGCACGCATACGGGCGAGAAGCCCTTTGCCTGCGAGTTCTGCGGGCGCAAGTTTGCGCGCAGCGACGAGCGCAAGCGCCACGCCAAGATCCACCtcaagcaaaaggagaagaaggcggAGAAGGGGGGTGCGCCTTCTGCGTCCTCGGCGGCCCCGGTATCCCTGGCCCCTGTGGTCACCACCTGCGCCTGA